ACGTCCGCCGACCATCACTTCTTGCTTACCATCAGCAAGGTTATCAATGACCGATTTCTCTGGATCAAGAATCTCACGATATTGGTCAAAGTAAGCGACATCTAATTTCGTACCACACCGCACGAAACCACTATCCGGAGCTAATTTTTCGAGCAATAGTTTCAGTAAGGTACTCTTACCACACCCATTTGGACCAATAAGAGCGATGCGATCACCACGCTGAATAGTAAACGAGAAATCATCGATTAGCGTCTTAGTCTCGATTGCATAACTTAGGTGTTCCGCTTCAAACACAATTTTACCAGAACGGGTTCCGTCATCGATTTGTAGGTTTACTTTACCCTGCACTTCACGACGTTGATTACGCTCTTCACGTAGCTGTTTAAGGGCTCTTACACGGCCTTCATTACGAGTACGACGGGCTTTAATGCCTTGGCGAATCCAAACTTCTTCTTGGGCCAGCTTTTTGTCAAATTCAGCATTTTGCATTTCTTCAACGCGCAGCGCTTCTTCTTTGGCAACCAAGTAGTTTTCATAATCCCCAGGGAATGACGCTAATTTACCGCGATCCAAATCGACAATGCGTGTCGCCATGGATTTAATAAACGTACGGTCATGGGAAATAAAAATAATAGAACCACGGAAATCTTTTAGAAATCCTTCCAGCCATTCAATGGTACCCACATCTAAGTGGTTAGTTGGCTCATCAAGGAGTAACACATCAGGATCACACACCAAAGCGCGAGCTAAAGCCGCTTTGCGCTGCCAACCACCGGATAGTTCCGTTAGCAGAGTTTGACCTTCCAGCTTCAAAGAGGACAAAACGTTGTTAATGCGTTCTTCAAAACGCCAACCACCGCTATGATCCAATTGCTCTTGAACTGCAGATAATTTATTAAAGTTTTTCTCTGATGGATCTTCTGCAATGATATCGAGCAAATGATTATAGGTTTTCAGTTGTTCGCCGACTTCTTGAAGGCCACCACTGACGTAGTCATAGACCGACCCTGCTTGATC
This DNA window, taken from Vibrio palustris, encodes the following:
- a CDS encoding ABC transporter ATP-binding protein; the encoded protein is MALITINNGLLAFGDHPLLDGADFALQENERVCLVGRNGAGKSTLMKILAGNIILDDGKMQITQDVVVSRLEQDPPRDQAGSVYDYVSGGLQEVGEQLKTYNHLLDIIAEDPSEKNFNKLSAVQEQLDHSGGWRFEERINNVLSSLKLEGQTLLTELSGGWQRKAALARALVCDPDVLLLDEPTNHLDVGTIEWLEGFLKDFRGSIIFISHDRTFIKSMATRIVDLDRGKLASFPGDYENYLVAKEEALRVEEMQNAEFDKKLAQEEVWIRQGIKARRTRNEGRVRALKQLREERNQRREVQGKVNLQIDDGTRSGKIVFEAEHLSYAIETKTLIDDFSFTIQRGDRIALIGPNGCGKSTLLKLLLEKLAPDSGFVRCGTKLDVAYFDQYREILDPEKSVIDNLADGKQEVMVGGRQRHALSYLQDFLFAPKRARTPVKALSGGEKNRLLLARIFLRSNNLLILDEPTNDLDIETLELLEDLLANYQGTLLLVSHDREFVDNTVTTSWIFEGNGQIEEFVGGYHDAQQQRKQVKETRHQEPERQENVKQVEEPRKTAEPKPKAKKLSYKLQRELEDLPQTLERLESELNTLQEEVNTPEFFAKSVEETQPILDKLAAKEQELDVAFERWEELEAIQQDS